The Castellaniella sp. genome includes a window with the following:
- a CDS encoding SIS domain-containing protein has translation MPPILPDLHGRLSQLSRAAARVAQFIIAQPADASRMAISELAEVAQVSEPTVIRLCRTLGYGGWPDFKVQLAASLISGVPYVHSALNPHDDIPTLSNKIFDNAVSALLRVRDTLAPDQVARAIDRLSQARRIEFHGLGNSGIVANDAQLKFFRFDLAVVAYTDSHTQSMAAALLGPQDVLIAISHSGRSRELLDATALAQSNGCPIIAITASGSPLAGLADILLQSDIQEDTDLYSPMISRLAHLAIIDVLALGLALRCGAQASHALGRTKQGLKGKR, from the coding sequence ATGCCCCCCATCCTGCCCGACCTGCATGGCCGCCTGTCGCAACTCAGCCGTGCAGCGGCACGGGTTGCCCAGTTCATCATTGCCCAGCCCGCCGACGCCTCGCGCATGGCCATCAGCGAGCTTGCCGAGGTCGCCCAGGTCAGCGAGCCCACCGTCATCCGCTTGTGCCGCACGCTGGGCTATGGCGGTTGGCCGGATTTCAAAGTTCAGTTGGCGGCCAGCCTGATCAGTGGCGTGCCATATGTACACTCGGCCCTGAACCCACACGATGACATCCCCACCCTCAGCAACAAGATATTCGACAATGCTGTGTCAGCCTTATTGCGTGTGCGCGATACCCTGGCGCCCGATCAAGTCGCGCGCGCCATCGACAGGCTGAGTCAGGCGCGGCGCATCGAATTCCATGGCCTGGGCAATTCCGGCATCGTCGCCAACGATGCCCAACTGAAGTTCTTTCGTTTCGACCTGGCCGTCGTGGCCTATACGGACAGCCATACTCAAAGCATGGCGGCTGCATTGCTGGGCCCCCAGGATGTACTGATCGCCATTTCGCATTCTGGCCGTTCGCGTGAGCTGCTGGACGCCACGGCCTTGGCGCAGTCCAACGGCTGCCCTATCATCGCCATCACCGCATCGGGTTCGCCCTTGGCGGGGCTGGCTGATATCCTGCTGCAATCCGACATCCAAGAAGACACCGATCTCTATAGCCCGATGATTTCCCGGCTAGCCCACTTAGCCATCATCGATGTGCTGGCCCTGGGCCTGGCGCTGCGCTGCGGCGCACAGGCCAGCCACGCACTGGGCCGCACCAAGCAGGGCCTGAAAGGCAAACGATAA
- the mfd gene encoding transcription-repair coupling factor: MTDTASSITLPSLNTTLTALKPGQRYTQPRPPGSGDALWLAALARQSRHPLAAFCADPLAAQRLADEVALFDPDLRVRFLPDWETLPYDSFSPHQDLISERLRTLHALGQGAVDMLIVPVTTALVRLAPPEFLAAYTFQFRQGDSLDEERLRAQLTLANYSHVTQVSAPGEFCIRGGLIDLFPMGSALPYRLDLFDQEIESIRSFDIDTQRSLYPVREIELLPGREFPMDEAARNHFRARFREIFEGDPSRALPYKDIGNGMAFAGVEYYLPLFFEHTATLFDYLPANTLAVTLGDISGAIQRFTEDAQKRWQFLKSNPERPVLPLDMLFLDDEGFHGQLRQLARLALNNDQSHPDFAASPDVAINRRADDPLAGLRRHLDSSPLRTALCVDSAGRRETMTELLGDYQIQPDAAFDTWQDYLNSDTRFALIVAPLTAGFLMPDSGLAILTENDLYPAQAARPARSRRRRNEQHSDIDAMVRDLAELHVGDPVVHVQHGIGRYQGLVSMDLGDGPIELLHLEYAREATLYVPVSQLHLIARYSGADPDQAPLHPLGSGQWEKARRKAAKQARDTAAELLALYARRAAREGLNFQFPARDYQAFSEGFGFEETPDQAAAIAAVIQDMTSGHPMDRLVCGDVGFGKTEVALRAAFLAVMNGRQVALLCPTTLLAEQHAQNFATRFADWPVRIAELSRFRTGKETAKAIAGLADGSVDIVIGTHKILSKDVHYKQLGLAIIDEEHRFGVRQKEALKALRAEVDVLTLTATPIPRTLGMSLEGIRDFSVIATAPQKRLAIKTFVRREDGSTIREAILRELKRGGQIYFLHNEVDTIQNRRARLEELVPEARIAVAHGQMGERELEDVMKGFYQQRSNVLLCTTIIETGIDIPSANTIIIHRADKLGLAQLHQLRGRVGRSHHQAYAYLLTPGEDAITANAKKRLEAIQSMEELGAGFFLAMHDLEIRGSGEVLGESQSGNIQEIGYTLYNDMLAAAVRALKSGEEPDLDAPFGSQCEINLHAPALLPSDYCADVQARLGLYKRLAHAADSDSLSLIQEELVDRYGKLPEAGQTLLALHRLRLLAESLGIIKIDAGDSQAAIQFSPQPKVEPLRVIELVQQDRQVRLNGSDRLKISFGGNVDVPGRVQKLRGLLQRLGGQAA; encoded by the coding sequence ATGACCGATACCGCATCCTCTATTACCCTCCCTTCGCTGAACACCACCCTGACGGCGCTCAAGCCAGGCCAACGCTATACCCAGCCGCGCCCTCCTGGCTCTGGCGATGCCCTGTGGCTGGCTGCACTGGCACGGCAGTCCCGACACCCGCTGGCGGCCTTCTGCGCCGATCCGCTGGCAGCCCAGAGGCTGGCGGACGAAGTCGCGCTGTTCGACCCCGATCTGCGCGTGCGCTTTCTGCCCGACTGGGAAACATTGCCCTACGACAGCTTTTCTCCCCATCAGGACTTGATTTCAGAACGGCTGCGCACCCTGCACGCCCTGGGGCAGGGTGCGGTGGACATGCTGATCGTGCCGGTCACGACTGCCCTGGTGCGCCTGGCCCCCCCTGAATTCCTGGCGGCCTATACCTTTCAGTTTCGCCAGGGCGATAGCCTGGACGAAGAACGCCTGCGGGCGCAACTGACCCTGGCCAACTACAGCCACGTCACACAGGTCAGTGCGCCTGGTGAATTCTGCATCCGGGGCGGACTGATCGATTTGTTCCCCATGGGCTCGGCCCTGCCTTACCGCCTGGATCTGTTCGACCAGGAAATAGAATCGATTCGCAGCTTCGACATCGACACCCAGCGCAGCCTGTATCCCGTGCGCGAGATCGAACTGCTGCCCGGCCGCGAATTTCCCATGGACGAGGCCGCGCGCAATCATTTCCGGGCCCGGTTTCGCGAAATTTTCGAAGGCGATCCTTCCCGCGCCCTGCCCTATAAGGACATCGGCAACGGCATGGCCTTTGCCGGCGTCGAATATTATCTGCCGCTGTTTTTCGAACATACCGCGACCTTGTTCGACTATCTGCCGGCCAATACGCTGGCCGTCACCTTGGGGGATATTTCAGGGGCCATCCAGCGATTCACAGAGGATGCACAGAAGCGCTGGCAGTTTCTGAAATCCAACCCCGAACGTCCCGTCCTGCCGCTGGACATGCTGTTTCTGGATGACGAAGGCTTTCACGGCCAACTGCGTCAACTGGCCAGACTGGCCTTGAACAACGACCAGAGCCATCCGGATTTTGCCGCCAGCCCGGATGTCGCCATCAACCGCCGGGCAGACGATCCTCTGGCGGGGCTGCGCCGCCACCTGGACAGCAGCCCGCTGCGCACGGCGTTGTGCGTGGATTCGGCGGGTCGGCGCGAAACCATGACCGAATTGCTGGGCGACTACCAGATCCAGCCGGATGCCGCCTTTGATACCTGGCAGGATTACCTGAATAGCGACACGCGCTTTGCGCTGATTGTTGCACCCCTGACGGCGGGATTCCTGATGCCCGATTCGGGCCTGGCCATCCTGACGGAAAACGACCTGTATCCCGCCCAGGCTGCCCGCCCGGCGCGCAGCCGACGCCGTCGCAACGAGCAACACAGCGACATCGACGCCATGGTACGGGATCTGGCCGAGCTGCACGTGGGCGATCCGGTGGTGCATGTGCAGCACGGCATTGGCCGCTATCAAGGCCTGGTCAGCATGGACCTGGGCGACGGCCCGATTGAGCTGCTGCACCTGGAATACGCCCGCGAAGCCACGCTGTATGTGCCGGTGTCGCAACTGCACCTGATCGCCCGCTACAGCGGGGCCGATCCGGATCAGGCTCCGCTGCATCCGCTGGGCTCTGGCCAATGGGAAAAAGCCCGCCGCAAAGCGGCCAAGCAAGCGCGCGACACCGCCGCCGAGCTGCTGGCCCTGTACGCCCGACGGGCGGCCCGCGAAGGTCTGAATTTCCAGTTCCCGGCACGCGATTACCAGGCTTTTTCCGAGGGTTTCGGCTTCGAGGAAACCCCCGATCAAGCCGCCGCCATCGCGGCCGTCATCCAGGACATGACCTCGGGCCACCCCATGGACAGGCTGGTCTGCGGCGACGTTGGCTTTGGCAAGACCGAAGTCGCCTTGCGGGCGGCCTTTCTGGCCGTCATGAATGGACGCCAGGTCGCCCTGCTGTGCCCCACCACCTTGCTGGCCGAGCAACACGCGCAGAACTTTGCCACGCGCTTTGCAGACTGGCCGGTACGCATTGCCGAACTATCCCGCTTTCGCACGGGCAAGGAAACCGCCAAGGCCATTGCCGGGCTGGCGGATGGGTCCGTCGATATCGTCATCGGCACCCACAAGATCCTGTCCAAGGACGTGCACTACAAGCAGCTGGGTTTGGCCATCATCGATGAAGAACACCGTTTCGGCGTGCGTCAGAAAGAAGCCCTGAAGGCCTTGCGGGCCGAAGTCGATGTGCTGACCCTGACCGCCACCCCGATCCCGCGCACCCTGGGCATGTCGCTGGAAGGCATTCGTGATTTTTCCGTGATCGCCACCGCCCCCCAGAAGCGCCTGGCCATCAAGACCTTTGTACGCCGCGAAGACGGCAGCACCATCCGCGAGGCCATTTTGCGCGAACTGAAACGCGGCGGACAAATCTACTTTCTACACAACGAAGTCGATACCATCCAGAACCGCCGCGCCCGCCTGGAAGAACTGGTGCCCGAGGCCCGCATTGCCGTCGCCCACGGCCAGATGGGCGAGCGCGAACTGGAAGACGTGATGAAAGGCTTCTACCAGCAACGCAGCAATGTGCTGCTGTGCACCACCATCATCGAGACCGGCATCGATATCCCCTCGGCCAACACTATCATCATCCATCGCGCCGACAAACTTGGTCTGGCTCAGTTGCACCAACTGCGGGGCCGGGTCGGGCGTTCACACCACCAAGCCTACGCCTACCTGCTGACGCCCGGCGAGGACGCCATCACGGCCAACGCCAAGAAACGCCTGGAAGCCATCCAATCGATGGAAGAACTGGGAGCCGGTTTCTTCCTGGCCATGCACGACCTGGAAATCCGAGGCAGCGGCGAAGTCCTGGGGGAATCCCAATCCGGCAACATCCAGGAAATCGGCTACACGCTGTATAACGACATGCTGGCCGCCGCCGTGCGCGCCCTGAAATCCGGCGAGGAGCCCGATCTGGATGCACCCTTCGGCAGCCAATGCGAGATCAACCTGCACGCACCCGCCCTGCTGCCCTCCGACTACTGCGCCGACGTACAGGCCCGCCTGGGGCTGTATAAGCGCCTGGCCCACGCTGCCGACAGCGATAGCCTGAGCCTGATCCAGGAAGAGCTGGTGGACCGCTACGGCAAACTGCCGGAAGCCGGCCAGACCTTGCTGGCGCTGCACCGCCTGCGTCTGCTGGCTGAATCCCTGGGCATTATCAAAATCGACGCGGGCGACAGCCAAGCCGCCATTCAGTTCAGCCCCCAGCCCAAGGTCGAACCCCTGCGCGTCATCGAGCTGGTACAGCAAGACCGCCAAGTGCGCCTGAACGGGTCCGATCGCCTCAAAATCAGCTTCGGCGGCAACGTGGACGTGCCTGGCCGGGTACAAAAACTACGGGGCTTGTTACAACGTTTGGGAGGCCAAGCTGCCTGA
- a CDS encoding TonB-dependent receptor, which yields MDLRADNHFGKLSGGLVTALATPSLLLASATATAQDAEPTTLSPIKVEGTRPAPFLVKESASDKFTAPVLDTAKSLQIIPQELIQSQAATTLTDVLRNSPGITFGAGEGGNPLGDRPFIRGYDAQSSTFIDGMRDIGATSREVFNLEQVEIIKGADGAYTGRGGAGGSIDLVSKTAKLRDFTNVSLGAGSAKYLRQTVDSNWQLGETTAFRLNAMHHNQDVDGRDSVDYRRWGVAPTLSFGLGTPTRVTLSYFHLETDDTPDSGMPYTLPGGKHMRTPVDVDRDNFYGLDSDYRQTRNDMGTLLIEHDFSDTLTLRNQTRYTRGTQRYVVTQPDDSKGNVNNGTVWRRANTRDSRVSTWANQTELLGEFRTGQLKHRFLSGIELSSEDGRKDALAVNRGKANCPDGIGAAGNYTCTSLYAPNPSDPWVNTLSGGPLGEPTYTRTLTKSIYAFDTIEFHPQWQTTLGLRLDDYTTRVNPYAGDRIDRHDTLLNYQLGLVYKPAENGSIYLSYGTSSTPAGAGLNEGSGNSVTPGGRTPLNAADTAPEKNRTIELGTKWDVLDGKLGLTAAIFRVETTNARITDAYGLYTMGGDRRVDGFELGFSGSVTPQWQVYGGYTYLKSRIGENGANSQYEGNAFPNTPESSFSLWNTYAFTPQLSAGLGAYYVDQQFGNEANTISIPSYWRFDAMVGYQFSKTVDLQVNVNNLANKTYYDKAYASHYASIAPGRSAVATLNLHF from the coding sequence TTGGATTTACGCGCGGACAATCATTTCGGCAAATTAAGCGGCGGGCTAGTCACCGCGCTGGCGACACCCTCCCTGCTACTGGCCTCGGCGACTGCAACGGCGCAGGATGCCGAGCCAACCACCCTGAGTCCCATCAAGGTTGAAGGCACCCGACCTGCGCCTTTCCTGGTCAAGGAATCCGCCTCGGACAAATTTACAGCGCCCGTACTGGATACGGCCAAATCCCTGCAGATCATCCCGCAGGAACTGATCCAAAGCCAGGCAGCCACCACATTGACCGATGTGCTGCGCAATTCCCCCGGCATCACATTCGGGGCCGGCGAAGGCGGCAATCCCCTGGGTGACCGCCCCTTCATCCGAGGCTATGACGCGCAATCCAGCACCTTTATCGACGGCATGCGCGACATCGGCGCCACGTCACGCGAAGTTTTCAACCTGGAACAGGTCGAGATCATCAAAGGCGCAGACGGTGCCTATACAGGCCGCGGCGGGGCGGGCGGCAGCATCGACTTGGTCAGCAAGACCGCCAAGCTGCGCGACTTCACCAATGTGTCCCTGGGCGCGGGCTCGGCCAAATACCTGCGCCAGACCGTGGACAGCAATTGGCAGTTGGGCGAAACCACCGCGTTTCGCCTGAACGCCATGCACCACAACCAGGACGTGGATGGACGCGATTCCGTGGACTACCGCCGCTGGGGCGTGGCCCCTACGCTCTCCTTCGGCCTGGGCACCCCCACCCGCGTGACGCTCAGCTACTTCCATCTGGAGACCGACGACACGCCAGACAGCGGTATGCCCTACACCTTGCCGGGGGGTAAGCACATGCGTACCCCGGTCGACGTGGACCGCGATAATTTCTATGGCCTGGACAGCGACTATCGCCAGACCCGCAACGACATGGGCACGCTGCTGATCGAGCACGACTTCAGCGACACCCTGACCCTGCGCAACCAGACCCGCTACACGCGCGGCACCCAGCGCTATGTCGTCACGCAACCCGACGACAGCAAGGGCAATGTCAACAATGGCACGGTCTGGCGCCGGGCCAATACCCGCGACAGCCGGGTCAGCACCTGGGCCAACCAGACCGAGCTGCTGGGCGAATTCCGCACTGGCCAGTTGAAACACCGCTTCCTGAGCGGCATCGAACTGTCTTCGGAAGACGGACGCAAGGACGCCCTGGCGGTCAATCGCGGCAAGGCCAACTGCCCCGACGGCATAGGGGCTGCCGGCAACTACACCTGCACCAGCCTGTATGCCCCCAACCCCTCCGATCCCTGGGTCAATACCCTGAGCGGCGGACCGCTGGGCGAACCCACCTATACGCGTACGCTGACGAAATCCATCTACGCCTTCGATACCATCGAATTTCATCCTCAGTGGCAGACCACGCTGGGACTGCGGCTGGATGACTACACCACCCGCGTCAATCCCTATGCCGGTGATCGGATCGACCGCCACGATACCTTGCTGAACTACCAGTTGGGTCTGGTCTACAAGCCCGCTGAAAACGGCAGCATCTACCTGTCTTACGGCACCTCGTCCACCCCGGCAGGCGCAGGCCTGAATGAAGGCAGCGGAAACTCTGTCACACCTGGCGGACGCACGCCCCTGAATGCCGCCGATACCGCACCGGAGAAAAACCGAACTATTGAACTGGGCACCAAATGGGACGTGCTGGACGGCAAGCTAGGATTGACCGCAGCCATCTTCCGGGTCGAAACCACCAACGCCCGCATCACGGATGCCTACGGCCTGTACACCATGGGCGGCGACCGTCGGGTCGATGGCTTCGAGCTGGGCTTTTCCGGCAGCGTGACCCCACAATGGCAGGTCTACGGGGGCTATACCTACCTGAAAAGCCGCATTGGGGAAAATGGGGCAAACAGCCAATATGAAGGCAATGCCTTCCCCAATACCCCGGAGAGCAGCTTCAGCCTGTGGAATACCTATGCCTTTACGCCGCAGTTGAGTGCCGGGCTGGGCGCCTACTACGTTGACCAACAATTCGGCAACGAGGCCAACACCATCAGCATCCCTTCCTACTGGCGCTTCGATGCCATGGTGGGCTACCAGTTCAGCAAAACCGTCGATCTGCAGGTCAACGTCAACAATCTCGCCAACAAGACTTATTACGACAAGGCCTACGCGTCACACTACGCCTCGATTGCGCCGGGACGCTCAGCAGTGGCCACGCTTAACCTGCATTTCTGA
- a CDS encoding tetratricopeptide repeat protein, giving the protein MPTTASPATQQSAALTGASLLNKHSIDQLPPERLAVRLTRLLAGPPGPAAAALHRAAQGGVVQAQLVYGQWLLDGRGVTRNPNQAVQWFAYAARHGEPMALNMLGQCHAHGWGVDRNPLMAAYWFRLAALGSLDWGMYNYATALALGQGVETDHPAALGWFEKAAALGHAKSMNMVGSFHEDGWAVTQNQDIALQWYRQAAEGGDFRGQFNTARLLLERGEAQAALSWLAHVPDTATPAFLRQAAHWLQSSLNHPTSIPAAVQAPLAALIRQYHDKAVLHHADHPA; this is encoded by the coding sequence ATGCCTACGACAGCCTCACCCGCAACCCAGCAGAGTGCCGCCCTGACAGGCGCCTCTCTGCTGAACAAGCACTCTATCGATCAATTACCGCCTGAACGCTTGGCGGTCCGATTGACCAGACTTCTGGCGGGTCCCCCCGGCCCGGCTGCCGCCGCCTTGCATCGCGCGGCCCAAGGCGGGGTGGTGCAGGCACAACTGGTGTACGGTCAATGGTTGCTGGACGGGCGCGGCGTCACCCGCAATCCAAACCAGGCCGTACAGTGGTTTGCATACGCTGCCCGCCATGGCGAACCCATGGCCTTGAATATGCTGGGCCAATGCCACGCACACGGCTGGGGTGTTGACCGCAACCCGCTGATGGCGGCGTACTGGTTTCGGTTGGCAGCCCTGGGCAGCCTGGACTGGGGCATGTACAACTACGCCACTGCGCTGGCCCTGGGCCAAGGGGTGGAGACAGACCACCCTGCCGCGCTGGGCTGGTTTGAAAAAGCCGCTGCCCTGGGCCATGCCAAATCCATGAATATGGTAGGCAGCTTCCACGAAGACGGCTGGGCCGTTACGCAGAACCAGGACATCGCCCTGCAATGGTACCGGCAAGCTGCCGAAGGCGGCGACTTTCGCGGCCAGTTCAATACGGCCCGATTATTGCTGGAGCGCGGAGAGGCCCAAGCGGCCCTGTCTTGGCTGGCGCATGTGCCGGACACCGCTACCCCGGCTTTTTTACGCCAGGCCGCCCACTGGCTGCAATCATCCCTGAATCATCCGACATCTATCCCCGCTGCGGTCCAGGCGCCCCTGGCTGCGCTGATCCGGCAATACCACGACAAGGCTGTCTTGCACCATGCTGATCACCCTGCCTGA
- a CDS encoding Fe2+-dependent dioxygenase: MLITLPDLLKPELVCQCRQALEAADWTAGSLTAGHVAAHVKANRQLALDDPIGLQIGQRITQALNQHPVFQSAALPARILPPRFNRYEGGEHYGDHIDNAIFRVPVIERAGAASIGYRVAPPDMLRTDISTTVFFSHPDEYEGGELIIQDTYGEQRIKLPAGQAVVYPGTSLHQVTPVTRGVRYGAFFWTQSLVRDDTRRSILLQQDIAIQRLIQAGGDPTIVSQLTGVYHNLLRQWAETC, from the coding sequence ATGCTGATCACCCTGCCTGATCTTCTCAAGCCGGAATTGGTATGCCAGTGCCGACAAGCCCTGGAAGCCGCCGACTGGACGGCTGGCAGCCTCACGGCTGGGCACGTGGCCGCCCATGTCAAGGCCAACCGCCAGTTGGCCCTGGACGATCCCATCGGCCTGCAGATCGGCCAACGCATCACCCAGGCCCTGAACCAACATCCGGTCTTTCAATCCGCCGCCTTGCCGGCGCGCATCCTGCCGCCGCGCTTCAACCGCTATGAAGGCGGTGAACACTACGGCGATCACATCGACAACGCGATATTCCGGGTTCCCGTGATCGAACGGGCAGGCGCTGCCAGCATAGGCTATCGCGTCGCGCCGCCCGATATGCTGCGCACGGATATCTCCACCACGGTATTTTTCAGTCACCCTGATGAATACGAAGGCGGCGAACTGATTATCCAGGATACCTACGGTGAGCAGCGCATCAAGCTACCCGCCGGTCAGGCGGTGGTCTACCCCGGCACCAGCCTGCATCAAGTCACGCCAGTCACTCGGGGCGTGCGCTATGGGGCTTTTTTCTGGACCCAGAGCCTGGTGCGCGACGATACGCGCCGCAGTATTCTGCTGCAGCAGGATATCGCCATCCAGCGCCTGATCCAGGCTGGCGGCGACCCGACCATCGTCAGCCAGTTGACCGGGGTCTATCACAACCTGCTGCGCCAGTGGGCCGAAACCTGCTGA
- the serB gene encoding phosphoserine phosphatase SerB, protein MAHIILQAPSLLAADIERLAAMACAEGVQEMGPTAYRLLNVDPSTQAEVLAMAQTARMDAAWLDEVHRFADCKLLAMDMDSTLINIECIDEIADVVGRKAQVAAITEASMRGEIRDFADSLRRRVALLEGVPESALEQVFSQRLRLNPGAEKLIQSAREHGLKTLLVSGGFTFFTERLRRGLMLDAAHANTLEVVDGVLTGRVLGEILDEAAKARHVQTMAGSLGASPEQIIVLGDGANDLQMMGLAYYSVAYRAKPVVRAQARFSLNVSPLDAVLNWFRRQH, encoded by the coding sequence ATGGCACATATTATCTTGCAGGCTCCGAGCCTGTTGGCTGCGGATATCGAACGGCTGGCGGCGATGGCCTGCGCCGAGGGCGTCCAGGAAATGGGGCCGACTGCCTATCGCCTGCTGAATGTCGACCCGTCCACCCAGGCCGAGGTCCTGGCGATGGCTCAGACGGCGCGGATGGATGCGGCCTGGCTGGATGAGGTGCATCGCTTCGCGGATTGCAAGCTGTTGGCCATGGACATGGATTCGACGCTGATCAATATCGAATGCATTGATGAAATCGCCGATGTCGTGGGCCGCAAGGCGCAGGTGGCTGCGATTACCGAAGCCAGTATGCGGGGCGAAATCCGCGATTTCGCCGATAGTTTGCGGCGGCGGGTGGCCCTGCTGGAAGGTGTGCCGGAATCCGCGCTGGAACAGGTTTTTTCTCAGCGCTTGCGACTCAATCCGGGGGCTGAGAAATTGATCCAGTCGGCACGCGAACACGGCCTGAAGACGCTGCTGGTGTCGGGGGGCTTTACCTTCTTTACCGAGCGCCTGCGGCGCGGCCTGATGCTGGATGCGGCCCACGCCAATACGCTGGAGGTCGTGGATGGCGTACTGACGGGGCGGGTGCTGGGCGAGATTCTGGATGAGGCCGCAAAAGCCCGTCACGTGCAGACCATGGCCGGATCTCTGGGGGCGAGTCCCGAGCAGATTATTGTGCTGGGGGATGGTGCCAACGATTTGCAGATGATGGGCCTCGCTTATTACTCGGTGGCTTACCGGGCCAAGCCCGTGGTGCGCGCCCAGGCGCGGTTCTCCCTGAACGTCAGTCCGCTGGATGCGGTGCTGAACTGGTTTCGGCGTCAGCATTAG
- a CDS encoding alpha-hydroxy acid oxidase, which translates to MPASALPPNCAQDYAVLAQQQLDPATWAWLESGGADEITARANQAAYARRHLRSRVLRPLAGAHTRLNLAGLALHHPILIAPTAWHGLVHPEAESATALAAAATHTPYIVSAQSGTPIETLATLPGPPCLWFQLYAQTRREDTLALALRALAAGARALVLTVDAPVNGVRNAEQRSGFRLPDSIRSVHLQGLSPATARPVPPGGSPLFDSGLLDAAPTWDDIASLRAQLPGTPLWLKGILDPDDALMALDRQIDGIIVSNHGGRCLDTLPATLDALPGIASVVQGRVPILLDGGIRRGTDILKALALGAQAVLLGRSILHALAAGGAPAVAHLIQTLRGELEVAMALTGCRTLADISPDSLLSTDCPMRSAQPR; encoded by the coding sequence ATGCCCGCTTCTGCCTTGCCTCCCAATTGCGCTCAGGATTACGCCGTCCTGGCCCAACAACAGCTGGACCCTGCTACCTGGGCCTGGTTAGAGTCGGGCGGCGCTGATGAAATCACGGCCCGCGCCAACCAGGCGGCCTACGCCAGACGGCACCTGCGCAGCCGGGTACTGCGACCACTGGCGGGTGCCCATACACGACTGAATCTGGCGGGTCTGGCCCTGCACCACCCCATTTTGATTGCCCCCACGGCGTGGCACGGCCTGGTGCACCCGGAGGCAGAGTCCGCCACTGCCCTGGCTGCCGCCGCCACCCACACGCCCTACATCGTCAGCGCCCAATCGGGCACCCCGATTGAAACCCTGGCCACCCTGCCCGGGCCACCCTGTCTGTGGTTTCAGTTGTATGCCCAGACCCGACGCGAGGACACCCTGGCCCTGGCCCTGCGCGCGCTGGCCGCAGGCGCCAGGGCGCTGGTGCTGACGGTGGACGCGCCGGTCAATGGCGTGCGCAATGCCGAACAACGCAGCGGATTCCGTCTACCCGACTCTATCCGGTCCGTGCATTTGCAAGGCCTGTCGCCCGCCACCGCACGGCCGGTGCCCCCCGGCGGCAGTCCTTTGTTCGACAGCGGCCTGCTGGACGCAGCCCCCACCTGGGACGACATCGCCAGTCTGCGCGCACAATTGCCCGGCACACCCCTATGGCTGAAAGGCATTCTGGACCCGGATGACGCCTTGATGGCATTGGATCGACAGATTGACGGCATTATTGTTTCGAATCACGGCGGCAGATGCCTGGACACCTTGCCCGCCACCCTGGACGCCCTGCCTGGCATCGCCAGCGTTGTCCAAGGCCGCGTTCCCATCCTGCTGGATGGCGGCATCCGGCGCGGCACCGACATCCTGAAGGCCCTGGCCCTGGGGGCTCAGGCTGTCCTGCTGGGCCGCTCCATTCTGCATGCCCTGGCAGCCGGGGGCGCCCCTGCCGTGGCCCATTTGATCCAGACACTGCGCGGGGAGCTGGAAGTCGCCATGGCCCTGACGGGCTGCCGCACCCTGGCCGATATCAGCCCGGACAGTCTGCTGTCAACAGACTGTCCAATGCGCTCTGCTCAACCGCGCTGA